The following proteins are co-located in the Phragmites australis chromosome 10, lpPhrAust1.1, whole genome shotgun sequence genome:
- the LOC133930678 gene encoding uncharacterized protein LOC133930678, translating into MVSATFAVPFVALCTSIIAVQVPYFLDQQGTTSRSTSSQASPLDGAVLQVLLPLATTGVLFTAVAYVYSHLHHAAAAAAGAGAGNRRLWEVVTFIFCPLIGRLGFFLFFQQPAGGVDGGAQARALGAGAVHVLPAAATVTFFLGMALVFVHVCAGGEGGGGAVAGDEPIQAVVGILTEMALGAAAALIILMTMAVYAC; encoded by the coding sequence ATGGTGAGCGCAACTTTCGCCGTCCCCTTCGTCGCCCTGTGCACGTCAATCATCGCCGTCCAAGTTCCATACTTCCTCGACCAGCAGGGTACCACATCCAGATCCACATCCTCTCAAGCTTCCCCGCTCGACGGTGCTGTGCTACAGGTCTTGCTACCCTTAGCCACGACAGGGGTCCTCTTCACCGCTGTGGCGTACGTCTACAGCCACCTGCaccatgccgccgccgctgcggccGGCGCGGGCGCCGGGAACAGGCGCCTCTGGGAGGTCGTCACCTTTATCTTCTGCCCGTTGATCGGACGCCTCGGGTTCTTTTTGTTCTTCCAGCAGCCTGCAGGCGGCGTGGACGGTGGCGCCCAAGCTCGGGCGCTCGGTGCGGGGGCTGTCCATGTCTTGCCTGCTGCTGCGACGGTGACTTTCTTTCTGGGCATGGCGCTCGTCTTTGTGCACGTCTGCGCCGGCGGCGAAGGTGGCGGGGGTGCCGTCGCAGGCGACGAACCAATCCAGGCGGTCGTGGGGATCCTAACCGAGATGGCGcttggagcagcagcagcactcaTCATCTTGATGACCATGGCCGTCTACGCCTGTTAG